GGTACGATGACGCCGTGTTCACAGCGCTCCAGCTGAAAGTCGGGCTGAACGAAAGCCAGGTCGCCCCGTCAGCCGGCGTGGCCAAAACCGGCGCCGTTGCCGGCGCGGCGATGATGGTAGTAAAACTGGCTGTATCAGACCAGACGTTTACCCCGCCAATGTTGGTGGCATTAACACGCCAGTAATATGCGGTCAAATTAGCCAGTGACGAAAGTGCATAGCTGGTGGCAGTTAAATTAGCCTGGTCCAGGATAAGACTGGAAAAATCGCTGTCCGCCGAGACCTGCAACCGGTAATACGAAGCCCGCGCTGCGGCGTTCCAGAATAAGATCGGATTGATACTCATATCAATCACCCCTGATGTAGGCGATGATACCGTTGGTTTATCCGGCGCCGCAATTATGGTGGTAAAACTAAAAACAGCTGACCAGCTCCCGGCACCGCCCGGGTTCTTGGCCTGAACCCGCCAGTAATAAGTTGTCAGGTTAGCCAGGCTGACGGCCGCGTAAGAAATTCCGCCGACCTCGACATTTATAGTGGTCGAAGCAAAACTGCTCACCGGCGAAACCTGAAGCAAATAAGTTGCCGTATTGGTGGCGGCATTCCAGACCAACAGCGCATTGACCGGCACGTCAACACTGCCATCAGCCGGCGTTAACAAAGTCGACACCCCAGGCTGGGCGTAAAGTGTCCTGGCTGATGACTCATTGGAAGACAAACTGCTATCCGAAGCGCTGTATGCCTTGACACGATAAATATAAAGCGTGTAAACCGTCAATCCGGGATTAGACCATGTCGTTACGTTCGGCCCAAGGCTGGCCACCTCGCTGAAATCACTTTCAAACTCGGAGCGGCGCTCTATCTTGAATCCATCCTCAGTCGTTGAATTATCAATCCAGGACAGATTAATCTGGGTGTTTGACATTGATACCGCCGCCAGACCGGACGGCGCCGGGATAACCTGCCAGTTGCCCGCGGAATTGGACGCGAACTTCAAATCCCAGTTCTTGATATCAAGATAGGAAATAAAGGCCTGGTTGGTCCCCAGGCAAATCGAACCGTATTGCCCAACCTCATTGGAATCAACCAGTCCGGTTGTCCATAACCCGGCATTATACCGGGCATACTTAAGCGCCTTGTTGGTGCTGTCATAATAACTTATGTGGCTGTTATTTTTACTGTCCACAGCAATGGATGTAAAATCACCCACATCGCCGATAGCGTCAATTGTGGTCATCTGCCAGGAACCTAAAGCATTGGTGGCGTATTTCAGGTTGCGATTAGTCCAGTCACCGTAGCTGATATTGACCTTGTTATTGGAATCAATAGCAATATCAGTATAAAACCCCACGTCTCCGATGCTGTCTACCGCTATCGCCACCCACTGCCCGGAAATGTTAGTCACGTATTTAAGGTCGCCGTTGGTCTGGTCATAATAACTTATGTGCACTTTATTGCTGTGGTCCACCACCAGCGATAAGAACAACCCCACCTGTCCGGCTGAATCAACGGTCGAAGTCTGCCAACTGCCCGAAGCATTGGTCGCGTATTTTAGGTCGCTGGTAGCGCTGTTGTAATAACCGATATGCGCCTTGTTGTCAGAGTCTATACTGATGGATGAATAAAACCCGTTATGCCCGCCGGCATCGACCGTATAGGCCAGCCAGGCGCCGGAAATATTGGTGGCGTATTTCAGGTTTGTATTGGTCCGGTCGTAATAAGAAATATGGACCTTGTTATTGCTGTCAACCGCTATGGAAGAAAACTCTCCGATGTCACCAACGCTTTCCACTGCCGTGCTGACCCAACTGCCTGACTCATTGGTGGCATATTTTAAATCTGCGTTACTGTAGTCGTAATAGCTGATATGCATTTTATTACTGCTGTCGATGGCCATGGAAGTAAATCCGCCCACATTGCCCGCCGAATCGACCGTGGTAATGGTCCAGAGCGTAGTCGCCGAAGCTTCATTGGAAGGCAGGCTTTCTCCGGCTGTATTATAAGCAAAAACCCTGTAGTAATACAGGGTTACTTCGGAAACAGCGCTGTCGGAATATACGGTGCTGTTGGCCGGCAACGTTACCAGCGATTGGTATGTCCCGCTGATGCCGGTCTTGCGCTCTATCCGAAAACCATCTTCATTCCCGGAATTATCAGTCCAGGAAAGAGTTATCAGGTTTGCCGATGAAGTGGCGGCTCCCAGGCCTGAGGGCGACTGAAGCTCGGCGCTGCTGCCGCTGATTACCTGCCGGGCCTGGTCCTCACAAAATCCGCCATAGCTTAGTATGCCCAACCCTATCAGAATGACCAAGCTTAGCTTCTTGTAGGCGTTGTTCTTTAGCATATTTTACCTGATTTCAGTCTAAATCAAGACCCAATTTTGTCAAGATAAACCTCAGCCTTTTTAACCTATGTTACACCATCTTAATATTAAGCAAAAAGCGTGCCTAATGGCCAAAAAACGGTTGCCGGAAAATAGCTCAAAAATGCCTCAAATACCTTAAAATTAGCGGTTTCCGGGCTGTTTATGGATACAACCGACTGACCTGGTTCGAATCGGTCCTAAAGCAGTTACCGGGGTGTAATAAAGGCGGTCTTCTGTTACAAAAAAGTAATGATATTTACCCTTAAAATCAGCTGTATTTAGCCAATGTGGATTAAGCCCTGTCCCTGGCTGAAATGAGCACGATTATACTGCCAACCTTGATAACAACTATGACCATAATCGTATTTATAAACCCGATAACCGGCAAGAGCACTACTCCACCGACCATACCGCCCAACCAGCCGCCCAGCAGGTCAGCCCCGTAAAGCAACCCGGCCGCACCTGAGGAATTACCCTCTTTGGCCCGGCCCGAATACAGCCGTATTGCCAGCGGGAATTCGGCACCAATAACTATGCCAACCATCCCGGCACACAATAGGAAAATTGCCTGCCCTGCTACGCCGTTTTGCACATCCTGTAACCTCGGGAGCACTATACTAAATATAATTAACATTATTTCTATAATAATCATTGCTTGAAAATGCCATTTTATCTTATCCATATAAAAGGTCATAACAAATCCACCCGCAGCGATACCAACCATAAAAGCCGTGACCATCAAGCCTATCTGATGAAAGACATACCCGAACACCACCTGGAAGGCGAATATCAACATCAGGTTTACGACCATCCCGGCAAACCCGGTGCTGACAAGAACGATGGGAATGGCCATACGGGATGCACCTTTTCTTGAACGCAACAGCAAAGATATCAAAATGGTTAATATCGCTATAATTAGAACTATAAAACTAAACGATATTTCCTCTACGTGCCGGAACCACTTCTGAAATTCCGGAGCGAACATGGCGTTCCAATATCCGATGCTGTAAATAACCGCGCTGGGCAAAAAATCTCTGTTTGAATTATAGGACACATTATTTATGTTATCCCTAAACCACCTCACCTTATTTTCATCCATTCTATACTCGATGTATCCTGGACTTATATATCCCAAATGAAGTTTTCGTTGTTCTAATCTTTTTATCAGCACCTCTGATGTAATACGGTTTTCCGAGCCTACCTCTGGTATCAAAAATAGGTTCATATTCCCGGGAATAACATAATAGAAATGTCTTTCGGCCTCAAATATTAATAAAACGCAACCATTAAGTTTTTTGAGTTCTTCACTAAGATATGACTCTGACCCGGGCAAAACAAACACCAACAGCCCACCGCTGTTAATTCGCTTGCGGGCCAGTTCAAAAAACTCCATTGTAAACAACCTGTTTATCTGCAAATCGGACGGATTGGAAACCCCGATGAATATCATATCATACTGCTGGCTGGTCTGCTGCAAGAACAGCCGGCCGTCTACATTATGTACGTGCACCTTGGGGTTATCCAGCTCCGACTGCGACAGCGGCGTCGGGTATTTCCTCAATAACTCGAAAAGCATAGGGTCTATCTCGGCGTAATCTATTCGCCGGACTGATGGATGCTTTAATATCTCGTTGATGACCCCGCCGGCCCCACCCGAGAGCACCAGTATATCTTTGGGCTCCGGATGCGCCAGCATCGGCAGGTGCACAAAATCCTCGACGTGCCCGACATCCGGCACCGGCGTGGTAATCGCCGGCAGGCCGTTGGAGAAAAATGTATATTGCCCCTCTTCCTTGGTCACCACCAGGTTGCCGTAATGCGAATTGCGGTAATCAACCACATTAAGCGGCTGCCACTGGCGCTTTATGGAATCCCAATGCATCCTGTCCGCGCCGGAACCGAATAATAAGATATTGCTTACCACAAAGGCACAAAGCACACAAAAACTAATTATTTTATATTCTTTATAGCCCCGCTCGACTGAACAGTCGTTCGGGCAGGCCTGTGGCAAACCTATAAGAATCAGTCCGCTAAACAGGTTCAGTGATGAGATAACAATGGCCGTCTGGAACGAATGCAGATAGGGCGTGAATAAATAGGTGAACGCCAACCCGCCCGCAATCGCGCCGATTGTCTCCAGGATATAGACATTTCCGACGTTACTATCCGGTTTTGCCAGGGAATATATCCGGCATCCAAAGGTGAACATCATCCCGTTCAATACGCTCACCGGCAGGAGTATCAGGAATGACCAATAAGTTATTTCCAGGAAGCCGAATCCCACTCCGGCCATAGCGCCGCTGAGTAACCGGATATCGCGAGCCAGGTAAACAGACAGAGGTAAAGCCAATGCAAACAAAAGCTGGGCAATGACATAAGCCGCGGTCTTGCGCTCCACTCGATTAATTATCCGGCCCAGCAGGTACGCCCCGACCGCGCCCAGAATCAGCCAATCAGCCAGGATAACCCCGATGGACAGCTCGTTGCCCATAAAAACTATGAGCAATTCCCGCAAGAGCAAGAGTTGAGCAACAATACCGCTGAACCCGATGAGTATTAAGGCGAAAGGCAACATACTATTGGGGCATTAGATAATTAGGATTTGTTTAGTATTTCGGATTTCGGATTCAGTGCTTTGCTCAATGCGTCTTCGCCGTCTATTATCTTCAATTCTATCCGCAGGTAATATATGGGCAGACCTACCCGATCAATGCCCGTTATTGCTTTGAGCCTCAATGCATCCTTCTGGGTGGTCACCAGCATCCGGGCATCGGCCTTCCGGGCCCGGTCAATAATATTATCTATGTCAGTCTGGCTATAGATATGATGGTCCGGAAAATAATCGAACCCGGCCAGCTCGGATAGTTCGTTCAGCGTGGCCCGGAACCGGCCCGGAGAACCGATGCCGCAAAAACCCCAGACTCGCTGTCCGGCCAATCCGTTGGACAGTTCAAACATCCTGGCCGAACCGCCCTTAACCAGGTTATCCATCTGGCCGGCCTGGCCGCTGATTGCCACCAGCTCCACCGGCTGATGCACGGTCTTGACAATGGGCTTATTATAGCGGCTAAGGAATTGCTCCAGCCGGTTCAGCATCTCCGGCACGACGAAGTTACAATGGGTCAGCACGAACATATCGGCCCGCTTCAGCTGGCCCAGCGGCTCGCGCAATATCCCAGCCGGCAGCAAACGCTTATGGCCGAAAGGATTGACGCTGTCAATCACCACGATATCCACATTACGTTTTATCCGCCAGTGCTGGAACCCGTCGTCCAGGATAATACTATTTATATTTTGCTCGGCGCAGAGTTTGCGTCCGGCGCTCAAACGGTCCGGCTGGGCAACACGCACCACGTTGGGAATGTCCGGCACCAACGCCTCGTCATCCGTTATTACATTAGTATCCTTTGCTTCTATCTTCCCGTATCCACGAGCCAGGATACCGACCCGCTTCCCGGATTGAGAAAGCAATTTAGCCAGGTATGCCACCAACGGAGTCTTACCCGTCCCGCCCACCGAGATATTGCCCACGCTGATGACCCGGCACGGCAGTTTGGCCGGCTTGGCTATGCCCAGCCAGTAGACCAACCGCCGGAGAGCTATGGCCAGACCATAAACCAGGCTCAGGAGAACGAAGAACCACCGGGCCAGGGCATACAGCCCGCCCCGTTCTTCTACCACCGCATTATACCACAGATACTTCATTCTTATAATCCATACATTGTTGCTTCCGACTTGTCAAAATAATCAAGTCCCATCCCGGATAAACACGAATCTACCGAATATCCCTAATAATTCAATTTCTTCTTTGTGTTAATTCGCTTTATTCGTTTTACCCGCCCCGTTAGAAGCAGAAGCTTCTAACGGGGTGAATGTTCTCTTTAGGCGATAACCGCGCCCTGGGCATTGCTCCAGGGCCCGCTGTTGTCCGGATTTGTCAGGTTGGCCCAGCGGAAGAAACCGTAGAAACGCTGGCCAACATTTTTCATACCGCACTTTATTATAAACCGCGCCTTCTTAGATACCTGCGTCCTTGGGCAATCCTCCCAGCTTTTCGGGGGCTTCTCGCCCACCGGGGAAAATATAAATCTGCATTCAACCCCGTCCGCATCGGGGTGGATACTCGGACGGTCCCGGTCGGTATCCCTGATACAGGTAGCCTCAATAGAACTGCCGCCCAATGGTCTTAAACCGACCATCGGGATACCGGAAATCTGCGGCCGAGGGGATGGCTCGGTATCCGGGACCGTCAGGCCCATACTGATTTTATTGGTCGGCGAGACCAGCGGATTAAACATCAGGTATGCCTTGGTAAATACCCGGATTTCTTTCTCGTAAAGCCTGCGCGACTCGCGGTGCGCCATTACATCCACGCTGGTCCGGGTATTTTTATCCTGCGATTTGTGGTAGCGCGGCTCATATTCGGCCCGGCGGGCCACCAGCGGATTAATCGCGCTGTCCGGAATGCCCCAGGCCGTCTTGTTGGCCTCGGCTTTTTTCACCAGATTAGATTGCAGGCTAAAGAAATCATCATCCCGGTTAGGTATCCAATCACTGCCTCTTTTTCTTGCCATAATAATCCTCTCTTAGAGTCTGTTAGGACTTTGAACACGAAGTGGTCAAAGGCCGTTATAGACTCTTAGACCCCGCCTAATGGTGGGGCTATTCATGTTAATACTCCGGTGTTTTAAACCAATATTTAGCCTAAAACCACTAAAATCAGTTAAATATGTGCTAAAAATCACTAATTTAACGTTATAACGGCACCGTTATAACTCATAACGTCAACGTTATAACTCGTAACTACACCGTTATAACTTGTAACGTCAACGTTACAACTCGTAACGTCAACGTTATAACTCGTAACGTCAACGTTATAACTCATAACGACACCGTTACGAGTTGTAATCTTATGCTTACGCGCAGGGCGTGTCAAGTAAAATGCGTTGTTTAGAATAGGCTAAATAGGGAGGTCTCAACCACACGAAAAGGGCAAAAGGGGAAGTGTCCCCTGCTCTCAGAAAGAATCATTCAC
This Candidatus Brocadiia bacterium DNA region includes the following protein-coding sequences:
- a CDS encoding spermine synthase, whose product is MLPFALILIGFSGIVAQLLLLRELLIVFMGNELSIGVILADWLILGAVGAYLLGRIINRVERKTAAYVIAQLLFALALPLSVYLARDIRLLSGAMAGVGFGFLEITYWSFLILLPVSVLNGMMFTFGCRIYSLAKPDSNVGNVYILETIGAIAGGLAFTYLFTPYLHSFQTAIVISSLNLFSGLILIGLPQACPNDCSVERGYKEYKIISFCVLCAFVVSNILLFGSGADRMHWDSIKRQWQPLNVVDYRNSHYGNLVVTKEEGQYTFFSNGLPAITTPVPDVGHVEDFVHLPMLAHPEPKDILVLSGGAGGVINEILKHPSVRRIDYAEIDPMLFELLRKYPTPLSQSELDNPKVHVHNVDGRLFLQQTSQQYDMIFIGVSNPSDLQINRLFTMEFFELARKRINSGGLLVFVLPGSESYLSEELKKLNGCVLLIFEAERHFYYVIPGNMNLFLIPEVGSENRITSEVLIKRLEQRKLHLGYISPGYIEYRMDENKVRWFRDNINNVSYNSNRDFLPSAVIYSIGYWNAMFAPEFQKWFRHVEEISFSFIVLIIAILTILISLLLRSRKGASRMAIPIVLVSTGFAGMVVNLMLIFAFQVVFGYVFHQIGLMVTAFMVGIAAGGFVMTFYMDKIKWHFQAMIIIEIMLIIFSIVLPRLQDVQNGVAGQAIFLLCAGMVGIVIGAEFPLAIRLYSGRAKEGNSSGAAGLLYGADLLGGWLGGMVGGVVLLPVIGFINTIMVIVVIKVGSIIVLISARDRA
- the lpxK gene encoding tetraacyldisaccharide 4'-kinase, which produces MKYLWYNAVVEERGGLYALARWFFVLLSLVYGLAIALRRLVYWLGIAKPAKLPCRVISVGNISVGGTGKTPLVAYLAKLLSQSGKRVGILARGYGKIEAKDTNVITDDEALVPDIPNVVRVAQPDRLSAGRKLCAEQNINSIILDDGFQHWRIKRNVDIVVIDSVNPFGHKRLLPAGILREPLGQLKRADMFVLTHCNFVVPEMLNRLEQFLSRYNKPIVKTVHQPVELVAISGQAGQMDNLVKGGSARMFELSNGLAGQRVWGFCGIGSPGRFRATLNELSELAGFDYFPDHHIYSQTDIDNIIDRARKADARMLVTTQKDALRLKAITGIDRVGLPIYYLRIELKIIDGEDALSKALNPKSEILNKS